From Candidatus Methylomirabilis tolerans:
TCAATGCTGATATCTTTGTCGATCGCCTCCCAGTGGATACCGTGCCCCTTGCCGATCAGCCTCCAGTTGTTCCGCTCCTCTCTGGTCGCGTGCAATAATCGCGGAAACCACGCCAGAGGGACCGCGATGGTACGTCCGTCGCTCAGATCGACACGTAAACTGTCATCTGTAATCTTGACGCTCTGCGCAGCAGGAACGGTGATTTCAACCGCGGAAATACTCATCTCCTGTTATC
This genomic window contains:
- a CDS encoding DUF2442 domain-containing protein; translation: MSISAVEITVPAAQSVKITDDSLRVDLSDGRTIAVPLAWFPRLLHATREERNNWRLIGKGHGIHWEAIDKDISIEGLLAGRPSGESQLSFSRWLEERGLRGTKRPGQRRTRRG